TGGCTCCGTTTCGGGGGGCAGTATCCTGATCTTGTCCTGAGATTATTTCGTAAGGAGGCAGGAGGGTTTACAGAAAGCATTGTCCATGAACGGGTTGTCGTTAAAGGAGAGTGTGGAAAGTTGCGTTCCCCTATAATGCATTACGCCTTCAGGGATATTTCTTCCATGATACAGAAACTTAATAACTACTCAACCCTTGCCGCTGAGCAGATGTTTTCAAGCGGTAAGAGTGTCAGTGCCCTGGCGCCATTGACTCATTCCATGTCTCTGGGTATCAAGGATTATATATTCAGGCTCGGCTTCATAGACGGCAGGGAGGGCTTTAATGTTGCCCTCCTCAAGTCCCTCGGCGTATACTTCAAGTATGCGAAGCTCCTTGAATTGCATCATAAAAAGGGTAACCCATCCCGGGGATAAGGGGTTCTGTCTCTTCCTTTCAGTCCCAAACCACAACCTGTCAAAGCCTTTTTTAGCCTCTTCAGGGGGTCGCGGACTTATCCTTTATCTCAAACTCTTCCTTTATCTTTTCCAACATCTTTTCTCCAATGCCCTTGATCTTAAGCAGTTCATTCATCTCCTTTACAGGCCCATGTTCCTGCAGATACCCTAAAATGACCGATGCCTTTTTTTCTCCGATTCCCTTGACGGATGTCAGGTTTTCAAGTGTAGCGTTGTTAATGTCCT
This genomic interval from Nitrospirota bacterium contains the following:
- a CDS encoding glycosyltransferase family 2 protein, which codes for MNSKVSAIIITHNEAGQIERCLRSLSWCDEIIVVDSGSSDGTVEIAKRLAGKVYLEEWKGFGLQKQSALEKTTCEWVFSIDADEAVTAELSGEILQAVKEDKGIAGFYIPRRNLYGRKWLRFGGQYPDLVLRLFRKEAGGFTESIVHERVVVKGECGKLRSPIMHYAFRDISSMIQKLNNYSTLAAEQMFSSGKSVSALAPLTHSMSLGIKDYIFRLGFIDGREGFNVALLKSLGVYFKYAKLLELHHKKGNPSRG
- a CDS encoding helix-hairpin-helix domain-containing protein, with protein sequence MKANLIVVMILGIFLVSGGTAVSADILQKKDINNATLENLTSVKGIGEKKASVILGYLQEHGPVKEMNELLKIKGIGEKMLEKIKEEFEIKDKSATP